Proteins encoded in a region of the Bactrocera tryoni isolate S06 chromosome 4, CSIRO_BtryS06_freeze2, whole genome shotgun sequence genome:
- the LOC120775673 gene encoding moesin/ezrin/radixin homolog 1 isoform X8: MSRKSLNVRVTTMDAELEFAIQHTTTGKQLFDQVVKTIGLREVWFFGLQYTDSKGDSTWIKLYKKVLNQDVKKENPLQFRFRAKFYPEDVAEELIQDITLRLFYLQVKNAILSDEIYCPPETSVLLASYAVQARHGDYNKSMHTAGFLANDRLLPQRVIDQHKMSKDEWEQSIMNWWKEHRGMLREDAMMEYLKIAQDLEMYGVNYFEIRNKKGTDLWLGVDALGLNIYEQDDKLTPKIGFPWSEIRNISFSDKKFIIKPIDKKAPDFVFFAPRVRINKRILALCMGNHELYMRRRKPDTIDVQQMKAQAREEKNAKQQEREKLQLALAARERAEKKQQEYEDRLKQMQEEMERSQKDLLEAQEMIRRLEEQLRQLQAAKDELELRQKELQAMLQRLEEAKNMEAAEKAKLEEEIMTKQMEVQRIQDEVNAKDEETKRLQDEVEEARRKQAEAAAALLAASTTPQHHHVAEDENENEEELTNGDGGGDVSRDLDTDEHIKDPIEDRRTLAERNERLHDQLKALKQDLAQSRDETKETQNDKIHRENVRQGRDKYKTLREIRKGNTKRRVDQFENM, from the exons ATGTCGCGCAAATCg ctAAATGTACGCGTCACCACCATGGACGCCGAGCTGGAGTTTGCCATACAACACACGACCACCGGCAAGCAGCTCTTCGATCAGGTCGTCAAAACGATCGGCCTGCGCGAGGTCTGGTTCTTTGGCCTGCAGTACACCGATTCAAAGGGTGATTCCACATGGATCAAACTTTACAAAAAG GTTTTGAACCAAGACGTGAAGAAGGAGAATCCTCTGCAGTTCAGATTCCGCGCCAAATTCTACCCGGAAGACGTTGCTGAGGAGCTCATTCAGGACATTACGCTGCGCTTGTTCTATTTACAAGTGAAGAATGCCATACTATCCGACGAAATCTATTGTCCCCCAGAAACGTCCGTGTTGCTCGCTTCGTATGCCGTTCAAGCGCGCCATGGCGACTACAACAAGAGCATGCACACAGCCGGCTTTTTGGCTAACGACCGCCTGTTGCCGCAACGTGTCATCGACCAACACAAAATGTCCAAGGACGAATGGGAGCAGTCGATTATGAACTGGTGGAAGGAGCATCGCGGCATGTTGCGCGAGGATGCCATGATGGAGTACTTGAAGATCGCACAGGATCTTGAGATGTATGGTGTGAACTACTTCGAAATCCGCAATAAAAAGGGCACCGACCTGTGGTTGGGCGTGGACGCGCTCGGTCTGAACATCTATGAGCAGGACGACAAGCTGACGCCGAAAATCGGTTTTCCTTGGTCGGAAATCCGTAACATTTCATTTTCGGATAAGAAGTTTATTATCAAGCCAATCGATAAGAAAGCGCCCGATTTTGTCTTCTTTGCGCCGCGTGTACGCATCAACAAACGAATCCTGGCCTTGTGCATGGGCAATCACGAACTGTACATGAGACGTCGCAAGCCCGACACAATTGATGTGCAGCAGATGAAGGCGCAAGCACGCGAGGAGAAGAATGCCAAGCAACAAGAACG TGAGAAACTGCAGTTGGCACTAGCGGCACGCGAACGTGCTGAAAAGAAGCAGCAAGAGTATGAGGATCGCTTGAAGCAGATGCAAGAAGAAATGGAGCGCTCCCAGAAGGACTTGCTGGAAGCGCAGGAGATGATTCGCCGTCTCGAGGAGCAATTGCGTCAACTGCAGGCAGCCAAGGACGAGTTGGAGCTGCGCCAGAAAGAACTGCAAGCTATGTTGCAACGTCTTGAGGAGGCAAAGAATATGGAGGCAGCTGAGAAAGCCAAGCTGGAGGAGGAGATCATGACCAAACAAATGGAAGTACAACGCATTCAGGACGAGGTGAACGCCAAGGACGAAGAGACTAAACGTCTGCAAGACGAAGTGGAGGAAGCTAGACGCAAGCAG GCGGAAGCTGCTGCAGCGCTTTTGGCCGCGTCAACCACACCTCAACATCATCATGTAGCCGAGGATGAAAATGAGAATGAGGAGGAGCTGACGAATGGTGACGGTGGCGGTGATGTTTCACGCGATCTGGATACAGATGAACATATCAAGGATCCCATCGAGGACAGACGCACACTGGCCGAGCGCAACGAGCGCCTGCATGATCAATTGAAG GCTCTGAAACAAGACTTGGCACAATCACGCGACGAAACGAAAGAAACGCAAAATGATAAGATCCATCGGGAAAACGTGCGTCAAGGTCGCGACAAGTACAAGACATTGCGCGAAATACGTAAGGGCAACACAAAGCGTCGCGTggatcaatttgaaaatatgtaa
- the LOC120775673 gene encoding moesin/ezrin/radixin homolog 1 isoform X4, whose product MVVSDSRVRLPRYVGSWKQKTLNVRVTTMDAELEFAIQHTTTGKQLFDQVVKTIGLREVWFFGLQYTDSKGDSTWIKLYKKTGSMPFSTWVLNQDVKKENPLQFRFRAKFYPEDVAEELIQDITLRLFYLQVKNAILSDEIYCPPETSVLLASYAVQARHGDYNKSMHTAGFLANDRLLPQRVIDQHKMSKDEWEQSIMNWWKEHRGMLREDAMMEYLKIAQDLEMYGVNYFEIRNKKGTDLWLGVDALGLNIYEQDDKLTPKIGFPWSEIRNISFSDKKFIIKPIDKKAPDFVFFAPRVRINKRILALCMGNHELYMRRRKPDTIDVQQMKAQAREEKNAKQQEREKLQLALAARERAEKKQQEYEDRLKQMQEEMERSQKDLLEAQEMIRRLEEQLRQLQAAKDELELRQKELQAMLQRLEEAKNMEAAEKAKLEEEIMTKQMEVQRIQDEVNAKDEETKRLQDEVEEARRKQAEAAAALLAASTTPQHHHVAEDENENEEELTNGDGGGDVSRDLDTDEHIKDPIEDRRTLAERNERLHDQLKALKQDLAQSRDETKETQNDKIHRENVRQGRDKYKTLREIRKGNTKRRVDQFENM is encoded by the exons ATGGTCGTGTCCGATAGCCGTGTTCGGCTGCCGCGCTACGTTGGCAGCTGGAAACAAAAAACG ctAAATGTACGCGTCACCACCATGGACGCCGAGCTGGAGTTTGCCATACAACACACGACCACCGGCAAGCAGCTCTTCGATCAGGTCGTCAAAACGATCGGCCTGCGCGAGGTCTGGTTCTTTGGCCTGCAGTACACCGATTCAAAGGGTGATTCCACATGGATCAAACTTTACAAAAAG ACTGGATCAATGCCATTCTCCACTTGG GTTTTGAACCAAGACGTGAAGAAGGAGAATCCTCTGCAGTTCAGATTCCGCGCCAAATTCTACCCGGAAGACGTTGCTGAGGAGCTCATTCAGGACATTACGCTGCGCTTGTTCTATTTACAAGTGAAGAATGCCATACTATCCGACGAAATCTATTGTCCCCCAGAAACGTCCGTGTTGCTCGCTTCGTATGCCGTTCAAGCGCGCCATGGCGACTACAACAAGAGCATGCACACAGCCGGCTTTTTGGCTAACGACCGCCTGTTGCCGCAACGTGTCATCGACCAACACAAAATGTCCAAGGACGAATGGGAGCAGTCGATTATGAACTGGTGGAAGGAGCATCGCGGCATGTTGCGCGAGGATGCCATGATGGAGTACTTGAAGATCGCACAGGATCTTGAGATGTATGGTGTGAACTACTTCGAAATCCGCAATAAAAAGGGCACCGACCTGTGGTTGGGCGTGGACGCGCTCGGTCTGAACATCTATGAGCAGGACGACAAGCTGACGCCGAAAATCGGTTTTCCTTGGTCGGAAATCCGTAACATTTCATTTTCGGATAAGAAGTTTATTATCAAGCCAATCGATAAGAAAGCGCCCGATTTTGTCTTCTTTGCGCCGCGTGTACGCATCAACAAACGAATCCTGGCCTTGTGCATGGGCAATCACGAACTGTACATGAGACGTCGCAAGCCCGACACAATTGATGTGCAGCAGATGAAGGCGCAAGCACGCGAGGAGAAGAATGCCAAGCAACAAGAACG TGAGAAACTGCAGTTGGCACTAGCGGCACGCGAACGTGCTGAAAAGAAGCAGCAAGAGTATGAGGATCGCTTGAAGCAGATGCAAGAAGAAATGGAGCGCTCCCAGAAGGACTTGCTGGAAGCGCAGGAGATGATTCGCCGTCTCGAGGAGCAATTGCGTCAACTGCAGGCAGCCAAGGACGAGTTGGAGCTGCGCCAGAAAGAACTGCAAGCTATGTTGCAACGTCTTGAGGAGGCAAAGAATATGGAGGCAGCTGAGAAAGCCAAGCTGGAGGAGGAGATCATGACCAAACAAATGGAAGTACAACGCATTCAGGACGAGGTGAACGCCAAGGACGAAGAGACTAAACGTCTGCAAGACGAAGTGGAGGAAGCTAGACGCAAGCAG GCGGAAGCTGCTGCAGCGCTTTTGGCCGCGTCAACCACACCTCAACATCATCATGTAGCCGAGGATGAAAATGAGAATGAGGAGGAGCTGACGAATGGTGACGGTGGCGGTGATGTTTCACGCGATCTGGATACAGATGAACATATCAAGGATCCCATCGAGGACAGACGCACACTGGCCGAGCGCAACGAGCGCCTGCATGATCAATTGAAG GCTCTGAAACAAGACTTGGCACAATCACGCGACGAAACGAAAGAAACGCAAAATGATAAGATCCATCGGGAAAACGTGCGTCAAGGTCGCGACAAGTACAAGACATTGCGCGAAATACGTAAGGGCAACACAAAGCGTCGCGTggatcaatttgaaaatatgtaa
- the LOC120775673 gene encoding moesin/ezrin/radixin homolog 1 isoform X6 produces MVVSDSRVRLPRYVGSWKQKTLNVRVTTMDAELEFAIQHTTTGKQLFDQVVKTIGLREVWFFGLQYTDSKGDSTWIKLYKKVLNQDVKKENPLQFRFRAKFYPEDVAEELIQDITLRLFYLQVKNAILSDEIYCPPETSVLLASYAVQARHGDYNKSMHTAGFLANDRLLPQRVIDQHKMSKDEWEQSIMNWWKEHRGMLREDAMMEYLKIAQDLEMYGVNYFEIRNKKGTDLWLGVDALGLNIYEQDDKLTPKIGFPWSEIRNISFSDKKFIIKPIDKKAPDFVFFAPRVRINKRILALCMGNHELYMRRRKPDTIDVQQMKAQAREEKNAKQQEREKLQLALAARERAEKKQQEYEDRLKQMQEEMERSQKDLLEAQEMIRRLEEQLRQLQAAKDELELRQKELQAMLQRLEEAKNMEAAEKAKLEEEIMTKQMEVQRIQDEVNAKDEETKRLQDEVEEARRKQAEAAAALLAASTTPQHHHVAEDENENEEELTNGDGGGDVSRDLDTDEHIKDPIEDRRTLAERNERLHDQLKALKQDLAQSRDETKETQNDKIHRENVRQGRDKYKTLREIRKGNTKRRVDQFENM; encoded by the exons ATGGTCGTGTCCGATAGCCGTGTTCGGCTGCCGCGCTACGTTGGCAGCTGGAAACAAAAAACG ctAAATGTACGCGTCACCACCATGGACGCCGAGCTGGAGTTTGCCATACAACACACGACCACCGGCAAGCAGCTCTTCGATCAGGTCGTCAAAACGATCGGCCTGCGCGAGGTCTGGTTCTTTGGCCTGCAGTACACCGATTCAAAGGGTGATTCCACATGGATCAAACTTTACAAAAAG GTTTTGAACCAAGACGTGAAGAAGGAGAATCCTCTGCAGTTCAGATTCCGCGCCAAATTCTACCCGGAAGACGTTGCTGAGGAGCTCATTCAGGACATTACGCTGCGCTTGTTCTATTTACAAGTGAAGAATGCCATACTATCCGACGAAATCTATTGTCCCCCAGAAACGTCCGTGTTGCTCGCTTCGTATGCCGTTCAAGCGCGCCATGGCGACTACAACAAGAGCATGCACACAGCCGGCTTTTTGGCTAACGACCGCCTGTTGCCGCAACGTGTCATCGACCAACACAAAATGTCCAAGGACGAATGGGAGCAGTCGATTATGAACTGGTGGAAGGAGCATCGCGGCATGTTGCGCGAGGATGCCATGATGGAGTACTTGAAGATCGCACAGGATCTTGAGATGTATGGTGTGAACTACTTCGAAATCCGCAATAAAAAGGGCACCGACCTGTGGTTGGGCGTGGACGCGCTCGGTCTGAACATCTATGAGCAGGACGACAAGCTGACGCCGAAAATCGGTTTTCCTTGGTCGGAAATCCGTAACATTTCATTTTCGGATAAGAAGTTTATTATCAAGCCAATCGATAAGAAAGCGCCCGATTTTGTCTTCTTTGCGCCGCGTGTACGCATCAACAAACGAATCCTGGCCTTGTGCATGGGCAATCACGAACTGTACATGAGACGTCGCAAGCCCGACACAATTGATGTGCAGCAGATGAAGGCGCAAGCACGCGAGGAGAAGAATGCCAAGCAACAAGAACG TGAGAAACTGCAGTTGGCACTAGCGGCACGCGAACGTGCTGAAAAGAAGCAGCAAGAGTATGAGGATCGCTTGAAGCAGATGCAAGAAGAAATGGAGCGCTCCCAGAAGGACTTGCTGGAAGCGCAGGAGATGATTCGCCGTCTCGAGGAGCAATTGCGTCAACTGCAGGCAGCCAAGGACGAGTTGGAGCTGCGCCAGAAAGAACTGCAAGCTATGTTGCAACGTCTTGAGGAGGCAAAGAATATGGAGGCAGCTGAGAAAGCCAAGCTGGAGGAGGAGATCATGACCAAACAAATGGAAGTACAACGCATTCAGGACGAGGTGAACGCCAAGGACGAAGAGACTAAACGTCTGCAAGACGAAGTGGAGGAAGCTAGACGCAAGCAG GCGGAAGCTGCTGCAGCGCTTTTGGCCGCGTCAACCACACCTCAACATCATCATGTAGCCGAGGATGAAAATGAGAATGAGGAGGAGCTGACGAATGGTGACGGTGGCGGTGATGTTTCACGCGATCTGGATACAGATGAACATATCAAGGATCCCATCGAGGACAGACGCACACTGGCCGAGCGCAACGAGCGCCTGCATGATCAATTGAAG GCTCTGAAACAAGACTTGGCACAATCACGCGACGAAACGAAAGAAACGCAAAATGATAAGATCCATCGGGAAAACGTGCGTCAAGGTCGCGACAAGTACAAGACATTGCGCGAAATACGTAAGGGCAACACAAAGCGTCGCGTggatcaatttgaaaatatgtaa
- the LOC120775673 gene encoding moesin/ezrin/radixin homolog 1 isoform X2, giving the protein MVVSDSRVRLPRYVGSWKQKTLNVRVTTMDAELEFAIQHTTTGKQLFDQVVKTIGLREVWFFGLQYTDSKGDSTWIKLYKKVLNQDVKKENPLQFRFRAKFYPEDVAEELIQDITLRLFYLQVKNAILSDEIYCPPETSVLLASYAVQARHGDYNKSMHTAGFLANDRLLPQRVIDQHKMSKDEWEQSIMNWWKEHRGMLREDAMMEYLKIAQDLEMYGVNYFEIRNKKGTDLWLGVDALGLNIYEQDDKLTPKIGFPWSEIRNISFSDKKFIIKPIDKKAPDFVFFAPRVRINKRILALCMGNHELYMRRRKPDTIDVQQMKAQAREEKNAKQQEREKLQLALAARERAEKKQQEYEDRLKQMQEEMERSQKDLLEAQEMIRRLEEQLRQLQAAKDELELRQKELQAMLQRLEEAKNMEAAEKAKLEEEIMTKQMEVQRIQDEVNAKDEETKRLQDEVEEARRKQVRKLETNLPIAFVQKTNYILRLQAEAAAALLAASTTPQHHHVAEDENENEEELTNGDGGGDVSRDLDTDEHIKDPIEDRRTLAERNERLHDQLKALKQDLAQSRDETKETQNDKIHRENVRQGRDKYKTLREIRKGNTKRRVDQFENM; this is encoded by the exons ATGGTCGTGTCCGATAGCCGTGTTCGGCTGCCGCGCTACGTTGGCAGCTGGAAACAAAAAACG ctAAATGTACGCGTCACCACCATGGACGCCGAGCTGGAGTTTGCCATACAACACACGACCACCGGCAAGCAGCTCTTCGATCAGGTCGTCAAAACGATCGGCCTGCGCGAGGTCTGGTTCTTTGGCCTGCAGTACACCGATTCAAAGGGTGATTCCACATGGATCAAACTTTACAAAAAG GTTTTGAACCAAGACGTGAAGAAGGAGAATCCTCTGCAGTTCAGATTCCGCGCCAAATTCTACCCGGAAGACGTTGCTGAGGAGCTCATTCAGGACATTACGCTGCGCTTGTTCTATTTACAAGTGAAGAATGCCATACTATCCGACGAAATCTATTGTCCCCCAGAAACGTCCGTGTTGCTCGCTTCGTATGCCGTTCAAGCGCGCCATGGCGACTACAACAAGAGCATGCACACAGCCGGCTTTTTGGCTAACGACCGCCTGTTGCCGCAACGTGTCATCGACCAACACAAAATGTCCAAGGACGAATGGGAGCAGTCGATTATGAACTGGTGGAAGGAGCATCGCGGCATGTTGCGCGAGGATGCCATGATGGAGTACTTGAAGATCGCACAGGATCTTGAGATGTATGGTGTGAACTACTTCGAAATCCGCAATAAAAAGGGCACCGACCTGTGGTTGGGCGTGGACGCGCTCGGTCTGAACATCTATGAGCAGGACGACAAGCTGACGCCGAAAATCGGTTTTCCTTGGTCGGAAATCCGTAACATTTCATTTTCGGATAAGAAGTTTATTATCAAGCCAATCGATAAGAAAGCGCCCGATTTTGTCTTCTTTGCGCCGCGTGTACGCATCAACAAACGAATCCTGGCCTTGTGCATGGGCAATCACGAACTGTACATGAGACGTCGCAAGCCCGACACAATTGATGTGCAGCAGATGAAGGCGCAAGCACGCGAGGAGAAGAATGCCAAGCAACAAGAACG TGAGAAACTGCAGTTGGCACTAGCGGCACGCGAACGTGCTGAAAAGAAGCAGCAAGAGTATGAGGATCGCTTGAAGCAGATGCAAGAAGAAATGGAGCGCTCCCAGAAGGACTTGCTGGAAGCGCAGGAGATGATTCGCCGTCTCGAGGAGCAATTGCGTCAACTGCAGGCAGCCAAGGACGAGTTGGAGCTGCGCCAGAAAGAACTGCAAGCTATGTTGCAACGTCTTGAGGAGGCAAAGAATATGGAGGCAGCTGAGAAAGCCAAGCTGGAGGAGGAGATCATGACCAAACAAATGGAAGTACAACGCATTCAGGACGAGGTGAACGCCAAGGACGAAGAGACTAAACGTCTGCAAGACGAAGTGGAGGAAGCTAGACGCAAGCAGGTAAGAAAACTGGAAACAAATTTGCCTATTGCCTTCGTACAAAAGACTAACTATATTTTGCGTTTGCAGGCGGAAGCTGCTGCAGCGCTTTTGGCCGCGTCAACCACACCTCAACATCATCATGTAGCCGAGGATGAAAATGAGAATGAGGAGGAGCTGACGAATGGTGACGGTGGCGGTGATGTTTCACGCGATCTGGATACAGATGAACATATCAAGGATCCCATCGAGGACAGACGCACACTGGCCGAGCGCAACGAGCGCCTGCATGATCAATTGAAG GCTCTGAAACAAGACTTGGCACAATCACGCGACGAAACGAAAGAAACGCAAAATGATAAGATCCATCGGGAAAACGTGCGTCAAGGTCGCGACAAGTACAAGACATTGCGCGAAATACGTAAGGGCAACACAAAGCGTCGCGTggatcaatttgaaaatatgtaa
- the LOC120775673 gene encoding moesin/ezrin/radixin homolog 1 isoform X1 — translation MVVSDSRVRLPRYVGSWKQKTLNVRVTTMDAELEFAIQHTTTGKQLFDQVVKTIGLREVWFFGLQYTDSKGDSTWIKLYKKTGSMPFSTWVLNQDVKKENPLQFRFRAKFYPEDVAEELIQDITLRLFYLQVKNAILSDEIYCPPETSVLLASYAVQARHGDYNKSMHTAGFLANDRLLPQRVIDQHKMSKDEWEQSIMNWWKEHRGMLREDAMMEYLKIAQDLEMYGVNYFEIRNKKGTDLWLGVDALGLNIYEQDDKLTPKIGFPWSEIRNISFSDKKFIIKPIDKKAPDFVFFAPRVRINKRILALCMGNHELYMRRRKPDTIDVQQMKAQAREEKNAKQQEREKLQLALAARERAEKKQQEYEDRLKQMQEEMERSQKDLLEAQEMIRRLEEQLRQLQAAKDELELRQKELQAMLQRLEEAKNMEAAEKAKLEEEIMTKQMEVQRIQDEVNAKDEETKRLQDEVEEARRKQVRKLETNLPIAFVQKTNYILRLQAEAAAALLAASTTPQHHHVAEDENENEEELTNGDGGGDVSRDLDTDEHIKDPIEDRRTLAERNERLHDQLKALKQDLAQSRDETKETQNDKIHRENVRQGRDKYKTLREIRKGNTKRRVDQFENM, via the exons ATGGTCGTGTCCGATAGCCGTGTTCGGCTGCCGCGCTACGTTGGCAGCTGGAAACAAAAAACG ctAAATGTACGCGTCACCACCATGGACGCCGAGCTGGAGTTTGCCATACAACACACGACCACCGGCAAGCAGCTCTTCGATCAGGTCGTCAAAACGATCGGCCTGCGCGAGGTCTGGTTCTTTGGCCTGCAGTACACCGATTCAAAGGGTGATTCCACATGGATCAAACTTTACAAAAAG ACTGGATCAATGCCATTCTCCACTTGG GTTTTGAACCAAGACGTGAAGAAGGAGAATCCTCTGCAGTTCAGATTCCGCGCCAAATTCTACCCGGAAGACGTTGCTGAGGAGCTCATTCAGGACATTACGCTGCGCTTGTTCTATTTACAAGTGAAGAATGCCATACTATCCGACGAAATCTATTGTCCCCCAGAAACGTCCGTGTTGCTCGCTTCGTATGCCGTTCAAGCGCGCCATGGCGACTACAACAAGAGCATGCACACAGCCGGCTTTTTGGCTAACGACCGCCTGTTGCCGCAACGTGTCATCGACCAACACAAAATGTCCAAGGACGAATGGGAGCAGTCGATTATGAACTGGTGGAAGGAGCATCGCGGCATGTTGCGCGAGGATGCCATGATGGAGTACTTGAAGATCGCACAGGATCTTGAGATGTATGGTGTGAACTACTTCGAAATCCGCAATAAAAAGGGCACCGACCTGTGGTTGGGCGTGGACGCGCTCGGTCTGAACATCTATGAGCAGGACGACAAGCTGACGCCGAAAATCGGTTTTCCTTGGTCGGAAATCCGTAACATTTCATTTTCGGATAAGAAGTTTATTATCAAGCCAATCGATAAGAAAGCGCCCGATTTTGTCTTCTTTGCGCCGCGTGTACGCATCAACAAACGAATCCTGGCCTTGTGCATGGGCAATCACGAACTGTACATGAGACGTCGCAAGCCCGACACAATTGATGTGCAGCAGATGAAGGCGCAAGCACGCGAGGAGAAGAATGCCAAGCAACAAGAACG TGAGAAACTGCAGTTGGCACTAGCGGCACGCGAACGTGCTGAAAAGAAGCAGCAAGAGTATGAGGATCGCTTGAAGCAGATGCAAGAAGAAATGGAGCGCTCCCAGAAGGACTTGCTGGAAGCGCAGGAGATGATTCGCCGTCTCGAGGAGCAATTGCGTCAACTGCAGGCAGCCAAGGACGAGTTGGAGCTGCGCCAGAAAGAACTGCAAGCTATGTTGCAACGTCTTGAGGAGGCAAAGAATATGGAGGCAGCTGAGAAAGCCAAGCTGGAGGAGGAGATCATGACCAAACAAATGGAAGTACAACGCATTCAGGACGAGGTGAACGCCAAGGACGAAGAGACTAAACGTCTGCAAGACGAAGTGGAGGAAGCTAGACGCAAGCAGGTAAGAAAACTGGAAACAAATTTGCCTATTGCCTTCGTACAAAAGACTAACTATATTTTGCGTTTGCAGGCGGAAGCTGCTGCAGCGCTTTTGGCCGCGTCAACCACACCTCAACATCATCATGTAGCCGAGGATGAAAATGAGAATGAGGAGGAGCTGACGAATGGTGACGGTGGCGGTGATGTTTCACGCGATCTGGATACAGATGAACATATCAAGGATCCCATCGAGGACAGACGCACACTGGCCGAGCGCAACGAGCGCCTGCATGATCAATTGAAG GCTCTGAAACAAGACTTGGCACAATCACGCGACGAAACGAAAGAAACGCAAAATGATAAGATCCATCGGGAAAACGTGCGTCAAGGTCGCGACAAGTACAAGACATTGCGCGAAATACGTAAGGGCAACACAAAGCGTCGCGTggatcaatttgaaaatatgtaa